Proteins from one Podospora pseudoanserina strain CBS 124.78 chromosome 1, whole genome shotgun sequence genomic window:
- the SSK2 gene encoding Suppressor of Sensor Kinase (SLN1) (COG:T; EggNog:ENOG503NVEY; BUSCO:EOG092605FC) — MASETSPRTVRFSQTEDDQFVRPERFNGRAIALPSDSELAVSSGDLHLLTDRHLLEQHDELGSLARYADAPVHSGIMQPHPSTGLANGAASRQRGTADSAHYGNGATPRPQRPTGPARTPSNTYQPYTARRPQQPPPSSYIGATPTHPRDGSRPRPLAGSSTFRAQEREYVRRLRQQDHGNSDYFDAYGSGEQYDSDSEGETPSSEGPFDSYEDAHIMFVNSEESQITEEDLRDPQNRERLEWHGMLEAVLTGDVVRQEKKRLIGSADEEAGRSAHKAELWLAIRAKICDRHLPVQKRMTEEAQAGLDRLVNEVINFSIAGQSEAGKPPIGQVRDAIAKIDKIESLYPSSTALVAALKPGAYEAYEETCESVISWYNVNEMINTELSILKRWVGNEALDFHKPGGGNGLGDDTSFMDRLLKEEGLKSLHEDNGADGKNLRRRSMLDGISRVIEKAKRTLIDKAQGFQKRHLPPYIEELLTLISFPSRLIEEIIKVRLAYAKKMKDSAQQNPLMQDQMISQFQIILKLAIKIRSEYMMISAPEPWWDLPPCIDEDFDRVILDALKYYFKMLNWKLSGNKNTFKEAELLFQEWEFGNEIGSHLTRGDIEAAEQFSSLTFKAFNRLHQTFEKELQRKPKESVTEMTKRYKQTLDSVRVRQRMLQRFSRMLSENYENACDFTIAWGPEKLQDLYDRLMDTHHFQVYTGSPEHKGIHIIASPSLANRPDVIQRLMGTFSYDVIAEDPAEPYLLIIKAENAPNWFGSKLSLSVREEPLDIKLGHMRLIAGGSQHVLVNARKAFLETIDMHIDIVVEQRSTLHKVNLRLMEIRKVAFKLSNAFMDSVETIRRQTKGLNCQELIQTCFIFATEFGQRSLLYMDNNRRTMNNMKLTKLALDWVSFICDDCVPSDRKTFRWTVQALEFAMVMTRGKHMLALGDDEYVKLRTKVAGCMALLISHFDIMGARSNVAAQAEKQRMETLISQMKRLNKGQIMDDEMAASCVTERRLEELVKVDDIRKQILVERSAMGRVLEVSNEVDRSLAWLSSTANNFTIRWQQGQFVGGGTFGNVYAAMNLDTGQLMAVKEIRLQDPKLIPNVAHTIRDEMRVLESVDHPNVVSYFGIEVHRDRVYMFMEFCSGGSLANLLEHGRIEDEQVIMVYALQLLEGLAYLHELRIAHRDIKPENILLDHNGIIKYVDFGAAKLIARQGRTLVQDITSTKPNKSMTGTPMYMSPEVIKGENPGHFGAVDIWSLGCVILEMATGRRPWANLDNEWAIMYNIAQGNPPQLPTSDQLSPQGIDFLRRCFVRDSKKRATAIELLQHEWIMTIRNRVVEPSTPSSDASSTQNTPTTASASTKGSAGPDGFY; from the exons ATGGCCAGCGAAACATCACCCCGTACCGTCCGCTTCTCGCAGACCGAAGACGACCAGTTTGTGCGGCCCGAGAGGTTCAATGGCCGTGCGATAGCGTTGCCATCTGACTCGGAGCTTGCGGTATCATCGGGAGATCTGCATTTGCTTACAGATCGCCATTTGCTAGAACAGCATGACGAACTTGGCTCTCTGGCTCGCTATGCCGACGCTCCAGTCCACTCCGGCATCATGCAGCCACATCCTTCCACGGGCCTCGCGAACGGCGCGGCCAGTCGCCAACGTGGCACGGCCGACTCGGCTCACTATGGGAATGGCGCTACTCCACGACCTCAACGCCCCACGGGACCTGCTAGAACACCTTCGAATACCTACCAGCCATATACCGCGCGAAGGCCACAACAGCCCCCACCCTCGTCCTACATAGGAGCTACTCCAACTCACCCCCGAGACGGATCGCGACCACGACCGTTGGCAGGAAGCTCGACATTCCGAGCCCAGGAGCGAGAGTACGTCCGAAGGTTACGCCAGCAAGACCACGGTAACAGCGACTACTTCGACGCTTACGGCTCTGGCGAGCAGTACGATTCAGATTCCGAGGGCGAAACCCCATCTTCAGAGGGTCCATTCGACAGCTACGAAGATGCGCACATCATGTTTGTCAACAGCGAAGAGAGTCAGATCACAGAAGAGGACCTAAGGGATCCCCAGAATCGGGAGCGGTTAGAATGGCACGGCATGCTCGAGGCGGTACTGACTGGCGATGTTGTCcgccaggagaagaagcgtCTTATCGGTTCGGCGGATGAGGAAGCAGGGAGAAGCGCTCACAAGGCTGAGCTATGGTTGGCCATCCGCGCAAAAATATGCGACAGACACTTGCCGGTTCAAAAGAGGATGACCGAGGAGGCTCAGGCGGGTTTGGACCGCTTGGTCAATGAGGTCATCAATTTCTCCATTGCTGGGCAGAGTGAGGCCGGAAAACCTCCCATCGGCCAGGTCCGcgacgccatcgccaagattGACAAGATCGAGAGTCTTTATCCCTCCAGCACAGCCCTCGTTGCGGCGCTTAAGCCCGGGGCCTATGAGGCGTACGAGGAGACATGTGAATCTGTTATATCTTGGTACAACGTCAACGAAATGATCAACACGGAATTGTCAATCTTGAAGAGATGGGTTGGCAATGAAGCCCTCGATTTCCACAAGCCAGGTGGCGGAAACGGTCTGGGCGATGATACCTCGTTCATGGACCGTCTCTTGAAGGAAGAGGGCCTCAAGTCGCTTCATGAGGACAATGGTGCTGATGGCAAAAAtctcaggaggaggagcatgcTGGACGGAATCTCGCGAGTTATCGAAAAGGCGAAGCGCACCCTGATCGACAAGGCCCAGGGCTTTCAAAagcgccatctccccccttaTATCGAGGAGCTGCTCACCTTGATCAGCTTTCCGTCAAGACTTATTGAGGAAATCATCAAGGTGCGGCTAGCTTATGCCAAAAAGATGAAGGACTCGGCACAGCAGAACCCTCTGATGCAAGACCAGATGATCTCACAATTCCAAATCATCTTGAAACTTGCCATCAAAATCAGGTCCGAGTACATGATGATCTCAGCACCAGAACCTTGGTGGGATTTACCCCCTTGCATCGACGAAGATTTTGACAGGGTCATTTTGGATGCGCTCAAATACTACTTCAAGATGCTGAACTGGAAGCTCAGCGGGAACAAGAACACCTTCAAGGAGGCAGAATTGCTGTTTCAGGAGTGGGAGTTTGGAAACGAAATTGGCAGTCATCTCACGCGCGGAGATATTGAGGCTGCTGAACAGTTCAGTTCACTGACCTTCAAGGCCTTCAACCGACTTCACCAGACCTTTGAGAAAGAACTGCAGAGGAAACCCAAAGAGAGTGTGACCGAGATGACGAAGCGGTACAAGCAAACTCTGGACTCCGTTCGTGTGCGTCAGAGAATGCTGCAGCGCTTCTCCAGGATGCTCAGCGAGAATTACGAAAATGCCTGTGATTTCACCATTGCCTGGGGCCCAGAAAAGCTCCAAGACCTCTATGATCGGCTGATGGACACGCACCACTTCCAAGTTTACACGGGCAGCCCCGAACACAAAGGCATCCACATCATCGCATCGCCTTCGTTAGCAAACCGCCCGGACGTGATCCAGCGTCTTATGGGCACCTTCTCCTACGATGTCATCGCAGAAGACCCCGCAGAACCCTACCTCCTGATCATCAAGGCTGAAAACGCACCTAACTGGTTCGGCTCCAAGCTTAGCTTGTCAGTGCGGGAAGAACCACTCGATATCAAGTTGGGCCACATGAGACTCATTGCGGGTGGTTCACAACATGTCTTGGTGAACGCAAGAAAGGCGTTTTTGGAGACGATTGATATGCACATTGACATTGTGGTCGAACAGAGGTCAACTTTGCACAAGGTGAACCTTCGCCTCATGGAGATCCGCAAAGTTGCTTTCAAGCTGTCAAATGCCTTCATGGACAGTGTGGAGACAATTCGACGGCAGACCAAGGGTCTGAACTGTCAGGAGCTCATACAGACCTGCTTCATATTCGCTACTGAGTTCGGTCAGCGCTCCTTGCTGTACATGGACAACAACCGGAGGACGATGAACAACATGAAGCTTACCAAGCTGGCGCTGGACTGGGTTAGCTTTATCTGTGATGACTGCGTTCCCTCTGATCGCAAGACGTTCCGCTGGACTGTACAGGCGCTTGAGTTTGCCATGGTCATGACCAGAGGCAAGCACATGCTAGCGCTTGGCGACGATGAATATGTCAAGTTACGGACCAAGGTTGCTGGGTGCATGGCTCTGTTGATTTCGCATTTCGATATCATGGGCGCCAGGTCAAACGTTGCGGCCCAGGCTGAGAAACAGCGCATGGAGACGCTTATCAGCCAGATGAAGCGACTGAACAAGGGCCAGATTATGGATGACGAAATGGCCGCGAGCTGTGTAACAGAGCGCCGCCTTGAGGAGCTGGTTAAGGTTGACGATATTCGAAAGCAAATCCTTGTAGAACGGTCAGCAATGGGCCGAGTCTTGGAGGTGTCAAACGAGGTCGACCGCTCGCTCGCCTGGCTCTCATCAACAGCCAACAACTTTACCATCCGCTGGCAACAAGGGCAGTTTGTCGGCGGTGGCACGTTTGGCAATGTCTACGCTGCCATGAACCTTGACACAGGCCAGCTTATGGCGGTGAAGGAGATTCGCCTGCAAGACCCCAAGCTTATTCCCAACGTTGCTCATACGATTAGGGACGAAATGCGCGTTTTGGAATCTGTGGATCACCCCAACGTTGTATCGTACTTTGGTATTGAGGTACACCGCGATCGTGTCTACATGTTTATGGAGTTTTGCTCAGGTGGCTCGCTTGCCAACTTGCTGGAGCACGGGCGTATCGAGGATGAGCAAGTCATCATGGTGTATGCTCtgcagcttctcgagggtttGGCGTACTTGCATGAGTTGAGGATCGCCCACCGTGATATCAAGCCAGAGA ACATCCTCCTTGACCACAATGGCATCATCAAATACGTCGATTTCGGCGCCGCCAAACTGATCGCTCGCCAGGGCCGAACACTCGTGCAAGACATCACCAGCACGAAGCCCAACAAGTCCATGACTGGAACGCCCATGTACATGTCTCCCGAGGTGATCAAGGGCGAGAACCCGGGCCACTTTGGTGCCGTTGACATTTGGTCCCTCGGCTGCGTCATCCTCGAGATGGCGACCGGGAGACGCCCCTGGGCCAATCTCGACAACGAGTGGGCCATCATGTACAACATCGCCCAGGGAAACCCGCCGCAACTCCCGACGTCGGACCAGCTCAGCCCGCAGGGGATTGACtttttgaggaggtgctTCGTGCGCGACTCGAAGAAGAGGGCGACAGCGATTGAGCTGCTGCAGCACGAGTGGATCATGACGATTAGGAACCGGGTCGTGGAGCCCTCGACGCCTAGTAGCGATGCGAGCAGCACACAGAACACGCCAACTACTGCGTCTGCTTCCACGAAGGGGAGTGCCGGGCCGGATGGGTTTTACTGA
- a CDS encoding hypothetical protein (COG:S; EggNog:ENOG503NUZH) — protein MAVPDSPGRDANDVFLENAHLTYIVPFTTKFNPDEALRQGEGSFESKLAGIELRDQLFFDETVDVYLILRTQCADKQTLRLHLRRLVITLDAQIVNSHSQDLNSPPASEVIFSGGVEDVEDVFIVPDEVEDGTKFVYAVWKLSVFLGRPRIRLQMPSVVFSGTAGLKQADPENNPDQRDGYMLSCVPSGMNMLDSFASDPMLGGIKPHLSAQRVSRVAPATQSKESLRRIPGLQNLKLKIFPLLHCRVRFSRPNTSPPSPALIALVETDFTPYFDCEASLNKISLDVTNGTAEDLNNQPGMRLPLSCVAHDHLTFLYKLTPSSLDLATTKGPIRDRDLVITIEISILVRPDSESNPCTPKLSMTWTTPLDFTLPVNPGFGQPMTQPIQRSHRPSQLSISGGVDSQPLVSPSVIRPDALPSLEAAARSATETTLPDFGITLTFTGPDKPVYVGEEFVWTVFVVNRSRPTSMIAPAGMHLSYSSMTASMTASSQARKLMLLVVPHRRRNEGGALGRPTMRGNMGGKKDSGMADAVLDENVVYAMQKAGGVDNTEVVCLSADVRVGPLAANACSVVELRFLALREGVVGVEAVKVVDLGSQEHVDVRELPLVVVRRRE, from the coding sequence ATGAAACCGTCGATGTCTACTTAATACTGCGAACACAATGCGCCGACAAACAGACGCTCCGCCTACATTTGCGACGACTCGTCATCACCTTAGATGCCCAGATCGTCAATAGCCATTCGCAAGACCTAAACAGCCCCCCTGCGTCCGAGGTCATATTTAGTGGTGGAGTGGAGGATGTCGAAGACGTTTTCATAGTGCCAGACGAGGTCGAAGATGGAACCAAGTTTGTCTATGCTGTCTGGAAACTGTCAGTGTTCTTGGGTCGTCCCAGGATCCGGCTACAGATGCCGTCGGTTGTCTTTTCAGGGACAGCAGGTCTCAAGCAAGCAGACCCAGAAAACAATCCTGACCAAAGAGATGGCTACATGCTAAGCTGTGTTCCCTCCGGCATGAATATGCTCGATTCCTTTGCCAGCGACCCAATGCTGGGCGGCATCAAGCCCCATCTCTCAGCCCAGAGAGTATCCCGAGTAGCGCCAGCAACCCAATCCAAAGAATCCCTCCGTCGCATCCCGGGCCTTCAAAACCTCAAACTCAAGatctttcccctcctccactgccGAGTCCGTTTCTCCCGACCAAACACCTCaccccccagcccagccctcatcgccctcgtcgAAACCGACTTCACCCCCTACTTCGACTGCGaagcctccctcaacaaaatCTCCCTCGACGTCACCAACGGCACCGCAGAggacctcaacaaccaacccgGGATGCGCCTCCCCCTAAGCTGCGTCGCCCACgaccacctcaccttcctctACAAGctcaccccttcctcccttgacctcgccaccaccaaaggccCCATCCGAGACCGAGATCTGGTCATCACAATCGAaatctccatcctcgtccgCCCAGACTCAGAATCAAACCCTTGCACCCCCAAACTCTCCATGACGTGGACAACACCCCTAGACTTTACCCTCCCCGTCAACCCCGGCTTCGGCCAACCAATGACGCAACCCATCCAGCGGTCCCACCGCCCAAGTCAGCTGTCCATTTCGGGGGGTGTTGACTCCCAACCGTTGGTTTCTCCTTCAGTCATCCGCCCGGACGCGCTTCCTTCTCTCGAAGCGGCAGCTAGATCAGCAACGgaaaccaccctccccgactTTGGGATTACCCTCACCTTTACCGGGCCGGATAAACCGGTGTATGTAGGCGAGGAGTTTGTCTGGACGGTGTTTGTTGTTAACCGCTCCCGTCCCACGTCGATGATTGCTCCTGCTGGGATGCATTTGTCGTATTCGTCCATGACGGCTTCCATGACGGCATCGTCCCAGGCAAGGAAGTTGATGCTTTTGGTGGTGCCGcacaggaggaggaacgaGGGGGGGGCGTTGGGGAGACCGACGATGAGGGGGAATAtgggtgggaagaaggacaGTGGTATGGCGGATGCGGTGCTGGATGAGAATGTGGTTTATGCGATGCAGAAGGCTGGGGGGGTGGATAATACCGAGGTGGTGTGTCTGTCGGCGGACGTGAGGGTTGGACCGTTGGCGGCGAATGCGTGTAGTGTGGTGGAGTTGAGGTTTTtggcgttgagggagggggttgttggggtggaggcggtgaagGTAGTCGATTTGGGGAGTCAGGAGCATGTGGATGTGAGGGAGTTGCctttggtggttgtgaggaggagggagtag
- a CDS encoding hypothetical protein (EggNog:ENOG503P63B; COG:K), whose protein sequence is MDMDYMDPYRRYAVQMQGYHGIQQQTQPQDHQYPYWSQHMVAYYQQHQQRAVMMGQGGMHMSKQTEPKPRLAKDEVELLEREFNKNPKPNSSTKRELAEQMGVEVPRINNWFQNRRAKEKQMRKTAEFEAQQAREKEASEVKESGDQEQGTVTEFYGLSNKHQPLGLSTAKFGGSDDGTDSDDGASGPQPLIESAGASSTVTPGGDTPVSPGSDYVHVKYEHVKSPVHRSQDASDLDQPSTAMSAFTTPQQEINFQQPTPFSFRQANPELLDGLSGHELHRVQSQDHIDTGETSHFGSFPDRDYFASPLIPRFPSEMIPENLVSAETELLQRRVSEENLVKCEALSPTSLPESPLTVSDLRFKSPPPPADIAGRRKLRRPAPLGPSSLRGGAGPKAGIEAPRRSETASPMRRISSATGGLGGRVQKSFMGPGGPRSPFAMERNKEALLQSLQDGQSPAMASLNSAMSPLSPGGHNQSAREGTVGISSSDEEAGFTYGSLGAVGGFSMYKSETTMKTPPGTPGLQMGMQDAYFTGSMDHAWNFAPQDEPLPTPSLCSHGGSELEFSMAPQMPGYVASQPVTPSFPPQSMGPTYNGFFGPSLAQTEYHFPDSYATEPSARSSPTNMPRSKQFQFAQNITPQDFSADKS, encoded by the exons ATGGACATGGACTACATGGACCCTTACCGCCGATACGCCGTTCAGATGCAGGGCTATCATGGcatccaacaacaaacacagCCCCAGGACCACCAGTATCCGTATTGGAGTCAGCATATGGTGGCCTactaccaacaacaccagcaaagAGCAGTGATGATGGGACAGGGAGGCATGCACATGTCCAAACAGACAGAGCCCAAGCCAAGACTGGCAAAGGACGAGGTGGAATTGTTGGAGCGCGAATTCAACAAGAACCCCAAGCcaaacagcagcaccaagcgCGAGCTCGCTGAGCAAATGGGAGTGGAGGTTCCCAGGATCAAC AATTGGTTCCAAAACCGCCGGGCAAAAGAGAAGCAGATGAGAAAGACAGCCGAATTCGAGGCGCAACAGGCAAGAGAAAAGGAGGCTTCGGAGGTCAAGGAATCCGGTGACCAAGAGCAGGGTACCGTGACCGAGTTCTACGGCCTGAGCAACAAGCACCAACCTCTTGGGTTATCAACTGCCAAGTTTGGGGGGAGCGATGATGGCACTGATAGCGATGATGGCGCTTCAGGACCACAGCCTCTCATCGAGTCAGCGGGCGCTTCATCCACAGTAACGCCTGGAGGTGACACTCCAGTAAGCCCAGGGAGTGATTACGTTCACGTCAAGTATGAACACGTCAAATCGCCCGTTCACCGCTCACAAGACGCATCGGACCTTGACCAGCCGTCAACAGCCATGAGCGCGTTCACCACGCCCCAACAGGAGATCAACTTTCAGCAGCCGACGCCTTTCAGCTTCAGGCAGGCGAACCCGGAGCTTTTGGATGGCTTGTCGGGCCATGAGCTGCACAGAGTCCAAAGCCAGGATCATATCGATACAGGGGAAACAAGTCACTTCGGCTCGTTCCCTGACCGAGACTATTTTGCGTCACCTCTCATCCCACGCTTCCCGTCTGAAATGATACCCGAAAACTTGGTCAGCGCCGAAACCGAGCTTCTCCAACGCCGAGTATCCGAGGAAAATTTGGTGAAATGTGAAGCTCTGTCGCCGACTTCCTTGCCCGAGTCGCCTTTGACAGTGTCAGACTTGCGCTTCaaatccccaccacccccagctgATATCGCTGGCCGCAGGAAATTGCGACGTCCAGCGCCTCTCGGACCATCCTCCTTGAGAGGTGGCGCTGGGCCGAAAGCGGGCATTGAAGCTCCTCGAAGATCAGAAACGGCAAGCCCGATGAGACGCATCTCTTCCGCTACGGGAGGCCTAGGTGGGCGCGTACAAAAGTCGTTCATGGGACCAGGTGGACCGAGGTCGCCGTTTGCGATGGAGCGCAACAAGGAGGCGCTTCTTCAGAGTCTCCAGGACGGCCAATCTCCCGCAATGGCTTCTTTGAACAGCGCCATGTCACCGTTGAGCCCTGGGGGACACAATCAGAGCGCGCGTGAAGGAACAGTTGGTATCAGTTCTTCAGATGAAGAGGCTGGCTTTACGTATGGGTCCCTTGGTGCCGTGGGCGGGTTTTCCATGTATAAATCCGAGACCACCATGAAGACACCACCAGGGACTCCGGGTCTACAAATGGGTATGCAAGACGCATACTTCACAGGCTCCATGGACCACGCCTGGAATTTCGCCCCACAGGACGAACCCCTTCCCACGCCAAGCCTCTGCAGCCACGGGGGATCCGAGCTTGAGTTCTCGATGGCGCCTCAGATGCCTGGTTATGTGGCCAGCCAGCCTGTGACACCCTCATTTCCGCCACAGTCCATGGGCCCAACATACAACGGTTTTTTTGGCCCTTCGCTCGCCCAAACCGAATATCACTTCCCCGACTCTTATGCAACTGAGCCATCAGCACGATCTTCGCCCACCAACATGCCACGATCGAAGCAATTCCAGTTTGCTCAAAATATCACCCCCCAGGACTTCAGTGCGGACAAGTCATAA
- a CDS encoding hypothetical protein (COG:S; EggNog:ENOG503NZWW) has translation MSSAVRPSSGGASLSHSRSDSISTSISLLPLPLSRPASRASAGGGILTPARDAELNQPGRRQSIHDQDVFGSRKRKRDVSTPGLSTDSLLKAPIVLKPHPSSLTSRPCMLHPLMMLPRESLPLSALDLVKPHGELPSTRLFESKIKILDLEGRLGHSVLIARSEITKMVYAVESESPGLYVLCKLGSWVDVGEVSHDATVVCKERLKGPKQVKVEDPAGAPLITPQMYKENKRRKLAIEELQAATRRRSGTLTDMDSHSQISALPNSRPASRGIVGSRPASRGVGTQIVQPPEEILADSLALLSSTRDSTPAPLPVSDTGCQAEPQSQPQEQEQDKPTAEGIMDNIRTQYQEALYHSKGSLAYFAKGPLSRARAAFHPATGSDLEMADLVEFLKSLIMTTILVDKKYRETIPAIIEKMKTCLEDSDNAQTKRKKRKVKKPKMGKDGLYPSEVDHVKRWWTSHLPIAVGNEEEEAKTVSQTEARYHVSCLRRRETQLQMILIMEILALEPLIRPKDPVGDYLLPGESRAPSREASQEPTAKKRNKHNLPVLLDVHADRLCIWQSVTLDEVKALAESQAPKEGARPKRIDSDPLNDFCVEIILPFFAARLPELCDSINRKLGGPVAQSPPKKEFVKPAVVSKAKPGAPAKRPAALKKDSDRSLQRALSNERMRRSVSREPSKAIALMRSASATAIPGLKREGSEPLLMGMVPRQDKSLKEKPTNVFPRGEDLRARKKAQVDAELKDAISALKKPNRALAVKEFADAVDKRASAGVNQVKKVKKPRTPSIVKATPANGRFKDVLAGDNARGQTSQSFEAIPPSSASMIPASTLPHKFTNALAPPPSSTPIRISATPARKPASVSTFHTLQAIQETPGPILASSPIMARKAAPAPTQGQRASTQFLSIPQEAIDHFPSSPGLPALFETPVNPKFHKTATVINDSPIRSKLFTLAPAQQKQKEKEALPPGTLGQTVLTKETASIYAQLGWDDDDDII, from the exons ATGTCCTCCGCAGTGAGGCCGAGTTCTGGCGGCGCGTCACTGTCGCACTCTCGTTCAGACTCCATTTCCACCTCGATCTCACTGCTACCCCTCCCTTTGTCACGGCCTGCGAGCCGGGCttcagctggtggtggcataCTCACACCGGCCCGCGATGCCGAGCTCAACCAGCCAGGTCGTCGCCAGAGCATCCACGATCAAGATGTCTTTGGTTCAAGAAAACGGAAGCGAGATGTCTCGACACCAGGACTGAGCACTGACAGTTTACTAAAAGCTCCAATTGTTTTGAAG CCCCATCCGTCTAGCCTTACATCGAGACCGTGTATGCTCCACCCTCTCATGATGCTTCCCCGCGAGAGCCTACCGCTGTCCGCCCTCGACCTCGTCAAGCCACACGGAGAACTTCCATCCACCCGTCTTTTTGAGTCCAAGATTAAGATTCTCGACCTCGAGGGACGCCTGGGCCACAGTGTCCTCATTGCCCGTTCAGAGATCACCAAAATGGTATATGCCGTCGAAAGCGAAAGCCCTGGGTTATACGTGCTGTGCAAACTGGGCTCATGGGtggatgttggagaggtCAGTCATGATGCTACCGTGGTCTGCAAGGAGAGATTGAAAGGCCCAAAGCAGGTCAAAGTCGAAGATCCGGCCGGCGCGCCTCTTATAACACCACAAATGTACAAGGagaacaagaggaggaaactCGCTATCGAAGAACTCCAGGCCGCCACTCGCAGACGATCAGGAACTCTCACCGATATGGACTCTCACAGTCAGATTTCGGCATTGCCCAACTCTAGGCCTGCTTCAAGAGGAATCGTTGGGTCTAGACCGGCCTCCAGAGGAGTTGGAACTCAAATTGTTCAGCCACCAGAGGAGATTTTGGCCGACTCTCTCGCTTTGCTATCCAGCACGCGAGACAGCACCCCAGCCCCTCTTCCGGTCTCAGATACTGGTTGCCAGGCAGAGCCACAGTCCCAgccgcaggagcaggagcaggataAGCCGACCGCCGAAGGCATCATGGACAACATTAGAACACAGTATCAAGAAGCTCTCTATCATTCAAAG GGATCGCTGGCATATTTCGCAAAGGGCCCACTGTCCAGGGCTCGAGCCGCCTTCCACCCCGCTACAGGCTCCGATCTCGAAATGGCTGACTTGGTAGAGTTTTTGAAGAGTCTCATCATGACAACTATCCTGGTGGATAAGAAGTACCGCGAAACAATTCCCGCTATCATCGAGAAAATGAAAACGTGCCTTGAGGACTCGGACAACGCCCAGACAAAGCGCAAGAAACggaaggtgaagaagcccaagatgGGGAAAGATGGCTTGTACCCAAGTGAAGTGGACCACGTTaagaggtggtggacttCACATCTGCCGATTGCTGTTGGgaatgaagaggaagaagcaaagaCCGTTTCCCAGACCGAAGCCAGGTATCACGTCTCCTGCCTTCGACGGAGAGAAACTCAGTTGCAGATGATCCTAATCATGGAAATTCTGGCGCTGGAACCGTTGATACGGCCAAAGGATCCTGTTGGTGACTACCTGCTGCCTGGCGAGTCTCGAGCACCATCTCGCGAAGCAAGTCAAGAGCCGACAGCGAAGAAACGGAACAAGCACAATCTTCCTGTACTTTTGGATGTTCACGCTGATCGCCTTTGTATTTGGCAGTCGGTAACACTGGATGAGGTCAAAGCGCTGGCTGAGTCTCAAGCACCCAAAGAGGGTGCCAGGCCCAAGCGAATCGACTCTGACCCCCTGAATGACTTTTGTGTGGAAATCATCCTACCCTTTTTCGCTGCACGTCTCCCAGAGCTTTGCGACTCCATCAACAGAAAGTTGGGTGGCCCTGTGGCTCAGTCGCCACCGAAGAAAGAGTTTGTGAAGCCAGCTGTTGTCTCAAAAGCGAAACCTGGTGCGCCAGCAAAGCGGCCTGCCGCCCTGAAGAAGGACAGCGATCGATCGCTCCAGCGAGCGCTTTCCAACGAGCGTATGAGACGTAGTGTCTCAAGAGAGCCATCCAAGGCGATCGCCCTTATGCGATCTGCGAGCGCGACGGCAATTCCTGGACTGAAGCGGGAGGGTAGTGAGCCCCTGCTCATGGGAATGGTCCCCCGCCAAGACAAGAGTttgaaggagaagccaaCAAATGTCTTCCCACGTGGGGAAGATCTCAGAGCGAGAAAGAAGGCCCAGGTAGATGCCGAGTTGAAGGATGCCATCTCGGCGCTTAAGAAGCCAAACCGGGCACTGGCTGTGAAAGAATTTGCTGACGCAGTGGACAAGAGAGCTTCTGCGGGTGTCAACcaggtgaagaaggtgaagaagccgCGGACACCTTCTATTGTCAAAGCAACTCCAGCAAACGGCCGCTTCAAGGATGTCCTTGCGGGCGACAATGCGCGTGGACAAACATCTCAATCTTTTGAagccatcccaccatcaagcgCCTCCATGATCCCAGCATCGACATTACCGCACAAGTTCACCAATGCAttggcaccaccgccatcgtcAACACCGATCAGGATCAGCGCGACTCCGGCCCGCAAACCAGCCTCGGTCAGCACCTTCCACACCCTGCAGGCAATCCAGGAGACACCGGGCCCCATCTTGGCCTCGTCTCCCATCATGGCAAGAAAAGCAGCGCCCGCACCGACTCAGGGCCAAAGAGCCTCTACACAATTCCTATCTATACCTCAGGAAGCGATAGACcacttcccctcctcgcccggGCTACCGGCGCTCTTTGAGACACCGGTCAACCCTAAATTTCATAAAACGGCCACGGTTATCAATGACAGCCCTATTCGGTCAAAGCTATTCACGTTGGCACCAGCccaacagaaacaaaaggagaaggaagcccTACCGCCGGGGACACTCGGACAGACAGTTCTCACGAAGGAGACAGCGAGCATATACGCCCAACTCGGgtgggacgacgacgatgacatTATATAA